The following proteins are co-located in the Leptodactylus fuscus isolate aLepFus1 chromosome 8, aLepFus1.hap2, whole genome shotgun sequence genome:
- the CATIP gene encoding ciliogenesis-associated TTC17-interacting protein has protein sequence MASSGVTKVEITEPPRQLSASSEALEFISSVGLEELRLCLFSESLQSVSESGAELGSFTVNVQSAYYAQDGLEDEKCFLVHISSSSSVDDVPCGSSITAYISLQLETLDQHHHEFVKLKGHSLDKKTHMRRRDDQMVISRVTTEGQQVHQESKSYNSSLLTGFISEASNLLIMRLLARRRNPPNLDFLTLDAEMNLCVSSYRELGLRPQLIGKDSVEVYGIERATHSEDVPVTWQCYFLSDGHLASRVQVGSLLTMRITQMPILSEPEDEDPKPEFAKKPLNWEEDAQLYSQFLDRKEELLSDHETYLRRHPEVKALLADFMQFLLLRKPEDVVAFAAEFFGPFSSTQERSETFRSSVISSPFRDGSK, from the exons ATGGCGTCAAGCGGCGTAACCAAAGTGGAGATTACTGAACCCCCCAGGCAGCTGAGTGCCAGTTCAGAGGCCCTGGAATTCATATCCAGCGTGG GGTTGGAGGAGCTGCGTCTTTGCCTCTTCTCGGAGTCTTTACAGTCCGTCTCGGAGTCTGGTGCTGAGCTCGGCTCTTTTACTGTCAATGTCCAGTCCGCGTACTATGCGCAGGACGGACTGGAGGATGAGAAATGTttcctggttcacatcagcagtTCCAGCTCCGTCGATGATGTTCCCTGCGGCAGCTCCATCACAG CTTATATCTCTCTACAGCTGGAGACCCTGGATCAGCACCATCACGAGTTTGTAAAG ctcAAAGGACACTCATTGGATAAGAAAACTCACATGAGGAGACGAGACGACCAGATGGTGATCAGCAGAGTCACTACTGAGGGTCAG CAAGTCCATCAGGAATCAAAGTCCTACAACTCCAGCTTGCTGACTGGCTTCATTTCTGAGGCCTCAAACCTGCTGATCATGCGTCTTCTGGCACGGAGGAGGAACCCGCCAAACTTGGATTTTCTGACCTTGGATGCAGAGATGAACTTGTGCGTCTCCTCCTAT CGAGAACTCGGCCTCCGTCCTCAGCTCATCGGCAAAGACTCAGTAGAAGTGTATGGCATCGAGCGAGCGACTCACTCAGAGGACGTCCCAGTCACCTGGCAGTGCTACTTTCTATCAGATGG ACATTTAGCCAGCCGAGTCCAGGTCGGGTCTCTGCTCACCATGAGAATCACACAGATGCCGATACTGTCTGAGCCAG AGGATGAAGATCCCAAACCAGAATTTGCAAAGAAGCCCCTAAACTGGGAGGAAGACGCACAACTGTACTCCCAATTCCTGGATAGAAAG GAAGAACTTCTGTCCGATCACGAGACCTACCTGCGACGACATCCGGAAGTGAAGGCTCTTCTGGCAGACTTCATGCAGTTCTTACTTCTCAGGAAGCCGGAGGATGTCGTTGCTTTTGCAGCAGAATTTTTTGGGCCTTTCTCCTCAACGCAAGAGCGCAGCGAGACTTTCCGATCCTCTGTAATCTCTAGTCCATTTCGTGATGGGTCCAAGTAA